From the genome of Vairimorpha necatrix chromosome 8, complete sequence:
taatttgttttttttaatcccCAAATGTCTCTTTTGAATTACGAACAACTTTTCGTCAAAACAGTCCCAATAGAATCAGCTATTAAAGTTAATATAATTCCATATTCTTACAAGAATAAAGAATACTCCACTTCTGATTCCTCTAATCTCGATTATCTTAAAAATCTAAACCCAGCCTCCAATTCTACTTATCGTATCATGCCTGACAAATCCATTGAGTGTTTCGTTTGCCTTTCTAGAAACGACGAGGAGGCCGACGAATGGAGGGCGAGTGTCGCGACAAGCGGCGCGTCTTGTTACAATTTACTGTCTCATTTTGATAATCCACTAAACATTAATATCAAGAATATTGACAATATAAGAGATTTTATATCAGGAATAGTACTGgcttattataaatacaactttttatttaaaaaatcttctgATCGACAAGCTATTTCTATTATTAGCGAGTATGACGAATTTGTAGAAATTTCTAATGCCCAGAATTTCGTGCGTTTTCTAGGCGACACACCCGCAAATTTGATGACTCCAAGTATTTTCACTAAATATGTAGAGAAATATTGTCAAGGAATGGATTTCACAGTCTATGACAAGGATTTCATGtctgaaaaaaatatgaatctTTTACTAGGTGTTTCTAGAGGATCAAATGAAGACCCgaaacttataaaaatatcttataAAGGATCTAATAAAGACAATATTGATGTCTCATTAGTAGGAAAAGGTATTACTTTTGATACTGGTGgtatttctttaaaatccCCTGCTAATATGTCGGCCATGAAAGGTGACATGCTTGGTGCTGCCACAGTTCTCGCTACTATAAAATTGGCTCATgataagaaattaaaaattaatattgaGGCAATTTTGCCTCTTTCTGAAAATATGCCAGGAGGCCGCGCTACTAAACCCGGAGATGTGCATGTGAGCATGTCTGGCTTGAGTGTAGAAGTAGACAATACAGACGCGGAAGGCCGATTAATACTTGGAGATGCACTTACATTTGCACAAGAAAGTAGTCcagaatatttatttgatattgCTACACTTACAGGCGCCATGACAGTGGCACTAGGTGAAGATTATTTGggatatttttgtaataacGAAGATCTTaatgaaataattaataagtCGAGTGACGAGTCAGGAGACTTGGCCTGGAGGATGCCCCTGTctaatctttttttgtcttGTATGAAATCTAATGTGGCAGATCTTAAAAATGCAGGGAATAGAAAAGGAGGCTCGTGTAGTGCGGCGATTTTCTTGTCTAAATTTGTTAAAGAAAATGTCAAGTGGTGTCATTTTGATATTGCGGGTGTTGATTTTGACCATAGGAATAAAGTTTTGTATGGGAAAGGAATGACAGGGAGAGGGTTTCCTTTGTTGTATGAGTTAGTTAAGAATTTGAGTgatcaataaaaaacttcatttacataaaatatgCTATATTTCATCTTTTATGCTTTGATCTTCTGaaatatgttatattttgattttctatACTTCATCTTCTATATTTTG
Proteins encoded in this window:
- a CDS encoding cytosol aminopeptidase, whose product is MSLLNYEQLFVKTVPIESAIKVNIIPYSYKNKEYSTSDSSNLDYLKNLNPASNSTYRIMPDKSIECFVCLSRNDEEADEWRASVATSGASCYNLLSHFDNPLNINIKNIDNIRDFISGIVLAYYKYNFLFKKSSDRQAISIISEYDEFVEISNAQNFVRFLGDTPANLMTPSIFTKYVEKYCQGMDFTVYDKDFMSEKNMNLLLGVSRGSNEDPKLIKISYKGSNKDNIDVSLVGKGITFDTGGISLKSPANMSAMKGDMLGAATVLATIKLAHDKKLKINIEAILPLSENMPGGRATKPGDVHVSMSGLSVEVDNTDAEGRLILGDALTFAQESSPEYLFDIATLTGAMTVALGEDYLGYFCNNEDLNEIINKSSDESGDLAWRMPLSNLFLSCMKSNVADLKNAGNRKGGSCSAAIFLSKFVKENVKWCHFDIAGVDFDHRNKVLYGKGMTGRGFPLLYELVKNLSDQ